TATgcggggaggagcggacggACGTGTCGGGAGAAATAGATAGGGGCAAAAAACAAATCATTACCTTCATAATCAGTGGcgggtgggtaattttttaccataaaagcacttgaaagcaggaGGAAGGTGctttttgattttgtactagagcaaaagtagcttttgggcaaaagcacgtaGAGCTTTTAGACCTTTTGGTTGACTTttgacttttgcaaaagcaaaagcaggttggaaagtccaaccaaaggcacccatagttttggggaagaaatttttgagtagtcttggagttgctcttaaatCGACTGATGGCAAATATACTGATGCTGTGGGCCCCATAGACCACGATGCTATCGAGGTTATAAAAAGCACAGTTAAGGTTTTGCTCCTGCTTCATTCGGTTCTCGAAAGGGACAAAAAGGCGCCGCCTAACGCACAGATACCATGAAATCCAAGAACACCCCCTCCAGCTAGATTTCCCTCCTCGCCCCTCCCATCTAGGCAGATGATCTTCCAGAAGGTCCACCAAAGATTCCTCCTCGATTCTTCACTGCTCATCCTGAATCCATCAGCTCCCTGCGCCCCTGTTCCGCTATGCGCAACCAGAAAGATTCTTCGAACAAGAAAGGAAAACAAATCGAGCTGCTGATACTCTGAGGTATGAATACTGAGATTTCTTTCCACGCGAGCTGCTGACCTGCTGTAATTCATGGATtgtttctttcccttctttttttcaGAAATTGCCCTGCTATTGGATATAGTAATTATTCAGAGTTCGTGCTAAGAATTTAACATTTTCTTAGACTGTTAAAGAATAGATGTTGAATGGAATAGAGAAGCACCTGTTTTACTTTAGTTTTGATCCTTTTTAGGCTTTATGCTGTCAAATGATTCCCTATTTGGATTTAGTCGTGTCCTTTCTTTGTATATGTTGCTATAGCCTTCACATAGATGTCATTTCCTGGCAGGAATTGACAAGTCCTCTGCTCTTCAATTTGGTAAAGAAATATTTCATCCGGTGGTGTGACCATTGCTAGGAATGGATGGGATTGGGACATCGGTTTGTGGTGCCGGCTCACCGCCGGACATGGACTCTTTTACGCTCTCAGACTTTGATGGCCTTGAGAGATACACGGATCTTGGTGCTGGCATCTCGGTAGATGACAGTGTTCTGTCAGCGCTCTGTTCTTCACTGAGTTcggaggagcaagctgaagCTGGTGCTTCCATCAGCGAGGATGGTGACTCCCCTGACGGTTCAGCTTCCGGCGAGGTTATGCACATGTGCACTGCTACCCTCCCCAAGTCAATACATGGTGCTGCCATCACCCTGCCGGAGAGGATGCTGAGGGCTCTGGCGATGCTAAAGGATGCATCAAGTGGTTCTGGAGCAATCCTTGCTCAAGTCTGGATGCCTGTGAGATATGGGGAGCGCCAGGTTCTTACAACCTCTGACCAGCCGTTCTTGCTGGATCAGAGGCTCACAGGGTACAGAGAAATATCCAGGAAGTTCATATTCTCTGCTTCAGAAGGACCAGAGCAATTCCCTGGATTGCCCGGGAGGGTTTTCATATCTTGCATGCCAGAGTGGACCTCAAATGTAATGTACTACCACGACTCAGAGTATTTGAGGGTGGATCATGCCGCGCGCCATGAGGTCCGTGGATCCCTTGCTGTGCCAGTTATCGATTCCAGTGGCCCTTCAGATTCTTGCTGCGCCGTGCTAGAAGTAGTTATGACACAGGAGAAGGACAACTTCATGTCCGAGATTGACAGCATTTCTAAAGCTCTGCAGGTTAGGACAGACAACCCCTGTTGTTCTCCATCAGAAAGTTCTTCTCTTTGCAATGCGTCTAAGCTATTTTCAGCATAAGGTTGTTCTGTATGTACCATAAAAAAGGAATACAGACTATGCTTTAGGCTTAGACATCTGTCAGAACAGTTTATATTCAAATTTAGCTGATACTTCTTCATATACTTATTGTTAGTTTTTTAAAGTTTAAGTAGATCTGTTAACATTATGGGTATGGTCCTAGCCTATGTATTCTTCAATATGTGTAACAGCATAAACAGAAACATTATTTTGTTTATTCGTTACTGTAGTTTCTTCTCTGAGCTTACACATGGCATTGTATTATTGCAGTCTGTTAACTTGAGCACTGTGAAAGCATGGACATATCCCCAGGTACCAATCTTTACTATACTACTATACTGACAAGGGCAGGTATCAGAACAACTATTGTTCCAAAATTCAATTGAAATTTCTGTTACTTGTATTTTTCCCCAGAACCTTACTAGGAACCAGGAATCTGCATTCACAGAAATATCGGATGTTCTGCAAACTGTATGCCATGCACACATGCTACCTCTGGCACTTGTATGGGTTCCGTTTTGCTCGAGCAGCAATGCAAATGTGTCGATTGAGTATGGTGACCAGGATATGAAATTCAATTTAAGGAAGAAAGATTTGCTTTGCATACATGAATCTGCCTGTTATGCCAATGACATGAGGATGCACTATTTTGTCCGTGCCTGTGGTGACCACCCCCTTGAGAGGGGACAAGGTGTTGCTGGAAATGTAATCTTATCAAATAGTCCATTCTTCTCCTGTGATGTAAAGGATTATGATGTGTGTGATTATCCACTGGCCCATCATGCACGGAAATTTGGCCTTCAAGCTGCTGTCGCAATTAGGCTGCGGAGCACATACACTGGAAGTGATGATTATGTGCTAGAGTATTTCCTTCCACTGATGTGCAAAGGTTGTGATGAACAGCAGCGCTTACTTGATGACATTGCAGAGACTATGCAGAGAGCGTGCAAGAGTCTGAGAACTGTTTCGAATTCTGAACTGATGGCAGATACCACAGTAAAGCCATCAAACAAGAAGGGATGTAGAATAAGATTCCCATCATCTGATATGTCTATAAATTCAGGCCATAAACTTAATGtaattagcacaatcaaagcaaATGTGCTTTCTGGACATCAGAAGATGAACACTAACGAGCTACTGGGAGATATGAAGCGTGCTAAAAAGGTCATCTCTTGCTCAACTTTGCTCCTCCCCTTTTCTCATCCCTCTGTTTTATGCTGTCTGCCTTCCACTGCTTCAGCCATAAATAACTGTAGGTTTGACAAATGCAAGATAATTTAATCGATAAACTCTTGGAAGGATTTCATACAAAATTTGCCAAAGCATTGCGCCCTTCCTTCCAGGTTCAAGACTTTAAATCACAATATCATTTTGCAGGTTGCTATAACATCATAACACTGACCCAGTATGACAATATAATTTTGCTGTCCTATAATAGCATAAAGTTGGTCCAGAAGTCCGGATCAATATATTTACAATTATAGGTTTAAACATCTGTGTAGTTCATATAGCTAACTACTATTGTTCTCATTTTAAAAATAGTTAATACTACATTGAATGATGATATAAGTCGAATTTACCACTTAGAAGTATCTAATCGGTACGCCTTTCTTTTTGTAGTTGAAACCTAGCACTACTTCACATGGGGAGAAAACGAGCACCTCAATGGAGAAGAATATTAGCTTGAGTGTCCTTCAGAAGTATTTTGCTGGGAGTCTAAAAGATGCTTCAAAGAGCCTTGGTGGTATGTTCTTTATATTGTCTCATGAGTCATGatccttttctgtttttttttgtgtgtataAGTGAGGTCTTATTCAGTTAGATTAAATTCAGATGAACCCAGAGAAGAACAAGTGCAGATATGTTCCAAGCTAGCACAATAGCATAAATAAAGATATAAAGGGGAAATCACAAGTAAAGTAAATGATTGATGTTGTTGGATATAGAAGTATTTCTGAAAGAGAAGAGACGTACAGGAACTATTTATTATTACTTTGCTGTTGCTTTGCAGTTTGTCCCACGACATTAAAAAGGATATGCCGTCAACATGGAATATCACGGTGGCCGTCTCGTAAGATAAAGAAGGTGAATCGATCTCTCGAGAAGATCCAGAATGTCATAAGCTCAGTACATGGAGTTGTTGACAGAGAACTAAAATATGATCCTGCAACTGGATTTCTCATTTCATCTATTTCCCCTTCTGGGAATCCTTTGCTGATTGATGTTGAAGGTGATGGTGTTGATCCTCCACACATTGAATCTGAAAGTTCGCAACTAAAGATTAAACTTGATTGTGGTGCTAGTCAAGGAGAATATCAGGGCCAACTTGTTTTGAAAGCACAGGAAGAAAAGTTGAGTGAAATTGATTTCAGTCTGAATGAGGGAAGATTGTCTCTAAATTCACATTCTTCTGGTACATCAAACAGGTCACTATCTGCTGATACATACAATGTTTCACACTTTATAAATGAAAAAGCCACTTCCTTCCAAACCGGGTTGGGGATAGTGGGAAGTCAGGGCAATAATGCATCAAGGGATTTGTTTCTTGTGCCACAATCTAATATCGGGACTGAAACGCTCCCATCTTCATCCAGCAAGACAGATTACTCCAGTGGCAGTGCATCCAGTCATGGAACTTTCcagaaatgctccaaaactcAGGCATCAGCTAATGAAGGCAATACAACCGTCACTGTGAAGGCCAATTACAAGGATGATGCCGTGAGGTTCAAGTTGCTGCCATCCATGAAACACCATGATTTGCTTGAGGAAATCGCAAAGCGGATGAAACTATCTGTTGGATCGTTTCACCTCAAGTACAGAGATGATGAGGATGACTGGGTGATCCTAGAAAGCGATGCTGACCTACAGGAATGTCTTGATATACTAGAAATCACCAGGTCACATGTTTTAAAAGTTCAAGTAAGAGATGTTACACATCCTGCTGCAAGTTCAGGTAGTAGCTCAGTATTAGGCATGTAGGTCAGCACACTGCGGCAAAAAACTGGTGCAGCAGAATGTGTGCATTTTGCTGTATTGTACAAAGTACTGGTGCAGAACTATTTGTTCAGTTTGCTGTATTGTACAAAGTACTGGTGCAGAACTATTTGTCAAGTTTGCCATGTTGTGCAAAGCATGTAAAGAGCCTTGATGTTTGAGCATAATTACTGCTATTCCATATTGTTCAAAGTAGAAACTTTGGTGCTCTTCATAATTTCTCCGTGCAGACTGATGGTAGAGTTTAAAAGATGTTCAGTATTGAAAATATATGATTGTAACGTTGAACTTCTGAATCGCTATGTTTAATGTAATAGTTTCATGGAAACGATGAATGGCTGGTGTTAGAGATCAACAAAGTTATATAATATGGTCATCCACCTATGGCTCTGAAATCTGAATACAGAATGATGTGAACTGAGGCAGTTTGCAGTTATTTGGTAGGAAATGCAAATAATTTCTGCTGTTGGTCAGAATCTCGTATCTATTTAAATAGTGATCATGTATAGCTTTGGGACTATGGTTATAATTTGGTGATACTTCTGTGGGAAATAGCGGAGGTAATAGCTTTTCAGAGCAGAGACAGGGCATGGCTCAGCTGCCTGTCATATGACCATATATCAAATGAAGTAGCTGAAATCACAGGTGCAACAATAGCACACAACCATCACATTCAACTTTAGTATTCGACCAGTTGATTTAAGTGTTGTGGTTTGATAAAGAGCTGAAATTGCTCCACAAACCGAATGATTGCAGCCAAAGGATCTCCAAGCAAACTGGCCTGGATGCCAGATGGGCGTCATTCCTGATAAAGGAACTGAACAAACGGAGGATACCATGGGGAATACCATTGCCAGGGCAAACGGGCTTCAGGGGTCAGCTAAGCGCAACTCATCTTTTGCAGGTTATGCTACAGGAGCTTGCTCAGCTAGACCTCAGTTTTCAGGTTGTTCTCATCAACATTGCACTTCTCGTTCTCGGCTGAAAATTTCAAGCCTGTGTAGCAGACCTAACTGATGATAGGGCAGAACTGCCGTTCCATAATTTAGACAGAAACACAAGCAATCTGTTTCACCAGTAAACCAGATTCAGAGCATATTAATAATCAAAGTACACCTTATATAAATTCAACTCATTTGTACCTATATATATTGTTCAGTCCACAACACCCTTCAGTATGATATTTTACAACGAAGAAATAAGTACGCACCGGAGCAAACATAACACGCAGCATAATGACTGAAGAATCAATCACCTGTAATGAGACGGGCTAGAACTTGTAAGCCCAAACATAGAAAATCTAACTAGAACCTCTCATCATTGCATCCGGAACAAATTCTCAATGGATGGACCAATGGACATAACTTCATCCACCCTTAGGTTCACATGAGGCCTGGAAATGGTAAAAAAAGCCAGACCATTATTGGTAATCTTGGCACAGCCATTTATGTGCAGAAC
This genomic window from Setaria viridis chromosome 8, Setaria_viridis_v4.0, whole genome shotgun sequence contains:
- the LOC117867055 gene encoding protein NLP2, with the translated sequence MDGIGTSVCGAGSPPDMDSFTLSDFDGLERYTDLGAGISVDDSVLSALCSSLSSEEQAEAGASISEDGDSPDGSASGEVMHMCTATLPKSIHGAAITLPERMLRALAMLKDASSGSGAILAQVWMPVRYGERQVLTTSDQPFLLDQRLTGYREISRKFIFSASEGPEQFPGLPGRVFISCMPEWTSNVMYYHDSEYLRVDHAARHEVRGSLAVPVIDSSGPSDSCCAVLEVVMTQEKDNFMSEIDSISKALQSVNLSTVKAWTYPQNLTRNQESAFTEISDVLQTVCHAHMLPLALVWVPFCSSSNANVSIEYGDQDMKFNLRKKDLLCIHESACYANDMRMHYFVRACGDHPLERGQGVAGNVILSNSPFFSCDVKDYDVCDYPLAHHARKFGLQAAVAIRLRSTYTGSDDYVLEYFLPLMCKGCDEQQRLLDDIAETMQRACKSLRTVSNSELMADTTVKPSNKKGCRIRFPSSDMSINSGHKLNVISTIKANVLSGHQKMNTNELLGDMKRAKKLKPSTTSHGEKTSTSMEKNISLSVLQKYFAGSLKDASKSLGVCPTTLKRICRQHGISRWPSRKIKKVNRSLEKIQNVISSVHGVVDRELKYDPATGFLISSISPSGNPLLIDVEGDGVDPPHIESESSQLKIKLDCGASQGEYQGQLVLKAQEEKLSEIDFSLNEGRLSLNSHSSGTSNRSLSADTYNVSHFINEKATSFQTGLGIVGSQGNNASRDLFLVPQSNIGTETLPSSSSKTDYSSGSASSHGTFQKCSKTQASANEGNTTVTVKANYKDDAVRFKLLPSMKHHDLLEEIAKRMKLSVGSFHLKYRDDEDDWVILESDADLQECLDILEITRSHVLKVQVRDVTHPAASSGSSSVLGM